One region of Peribacillus simplex genomic DNA includes:
- a CDS encoding YkvI family membrane protein, which yields MLSRWSGIFQIAAVYVGTVVGAGFATGKEIVEFFTRYGFYGFIGILIAGYIFIFTGTKIMLISARIRASSYEEFNEFLFGKKIAGIINIFFLIMLLGVTAVMISGSGAVFEEQLGVPKSIGSWSTIILASLVLMMGMRGVFTVNSFVVPIMICFSLILFFSTLGNGDFFKTLTKVPDEVMTLKVILSPFAYTAFNLALAQAVLVPVAYEVRDEKVIKHGAILGGIFLTIILLSGHFSLMTLPDVNSYEIPSAVIMRTAAGQLYWMFILVIYGEIFTSVIGNIYGLQRQISSYIKLPSMLIIAVIFLIALIISEFGYGRLLGYIYPIFGYISLLFLILVWKSQAGKK from the coding sequence ATGCTGTCAAGGTGGTCAGGGATTTTTCAGATTGCAGCGGTATATGTAGGCACAGTCGTCGGTGCAGGTTTTGCAACTGGAAAAGAGATTGTCGAGTTTTTTACCCGTTATGGCTTTTATGGCTTTATTGGTATTTTAATAGCAGGTTATATTTTCATTTTTACTGGAACGAAAATCATGCTCATTTCCGCAAGGATCAGAGCATCTTCTTATGAGGAATTCAATGAATTTCTTTTTGGAAAGAAAATAGCAGGAATCATCAATATCTTTTTCCTTATCATGCTGCTAGGGGTGACGGCTGTCATGATTTCCGGTTCAGGCGCAGTTTTCGAGGAACAACTTGGCGTGCCGAAAAGTATAGGAAGCTGGTCTACGATTATCCTGGCATCCTTGGTCTTGATGATGGGTATGCGCGGTGTATTCACTGTAAACTCTTTTGTAGTACCAATCATGATCTGTTTTAGTTTGATCCTTTTTTTCTCGACTTTGGGAAATGGGGATTTCTTCAAGACCCTTACTAAAGTTCCCGATGAGGTGATGACCTTGAAAGTGATTTTGTCACCATTTGCCTATACAGCCTTTAATCTTGCTTTGGCACAGGCTGTGCTGGTTCCGGTGGCTTATGAAGTCCGAGATGAGAAGGTCATTAAACATGGAGCAATCCTTGGGGGGATATTCCTGACCATCATTTTATTATCGGGGCATTTTTCACTTATGACACTTCCTGACGTGAATAGTTATGAAATTCCTTCGGCAGTTATTATGAGAACGGCAGCCGGTCAATTATATTGGATGTTCATTTTGGTGATCTACGGGGAGATATTCACTTCGGTCATCGGAAACATATATGGATTACAAAGGCAAATCAGCAGTTATATCAAATTGCCAAGCATGCTAATCATAGCTGTGATTTTTTTAATAGCTTTGATCATTAGTGAATTCGGATATGGAAGGTTATTAGGATACATTTATCCGATTTTTGGATACATAAGCCTGCTTTTTTTAATTCTGGTCTGGAAAAGCCAGGCAGGAAAGAAGTAA
- a CDS encoding YkvS family protein — translation MKKAEVGNIIEFREGLKGIVEKVNENSVIVDVTYMENYRDLELEQKTVVNHKNYKIIG, via the coding sequence ATGAAGAAAGCGGAAGTTGGAAATATCATTGAATTTAGAGAAGGCTTAAAAGGAATCGTCGAGAAAGTGAACGAGAACTCAGTAATCGTGGACGTCACGTATATGGAAAATTATCGTGATTTGGAACTTGAACAGAAGACCGTCGTCAACCATAAAAATTATAAAATCATAGGATAA
- a CDS encoding sigma-70 family RNA polymerase sigma factor, with amino-acid sequence MDDFSALKTEFTPMIHHIIRSLSIYKNKDEYFQVGLIALWDSFRSFNEEYGQFSNYAYTVIKGKILNELKHHHKYEAHSKPFDSTILEIKDPFSMHEEAFAIESILHYTEGLTLNQQRWLLQTYLKNKTVTEIAELYQVTTASVKSWRKSTLIKLRKQMIFHCK; translated from the coding sequence ATGGATGATTTCTCAGCTCTAAAGACTGAATTCACCCCTATGATCCATCATATTATCCGTTCACTTTCCATCTATAAAAATAAGGACGAATATTTTCAGGTAGGATTGATTGCTTTATGGGATTCATTTAGAAGTTTCAATGAGGAATACGGACAATTCTCTAACTATGCCTACACAGTAATCAAAGGCAAAATCCTGAACGAATTGAAGCATCATCATAAATATGAAGCCCACAGCAAGCCATTTGATTCCACCATACTAGAGATTAAAGATCCTTTTTCAATGCATGAAGAGGCCTTCGCCATCGAAAGCATCTTACACTATACTGAAGGCTTGACATTGAATCAGCAACGCTGGCTTTTGCAAACCTACCTGAAGAATAAAACAGTGACTGAAATTGCTGAGTTATATCAAGTCACTACAGCATCTGTAAAATCGTGGAGAAAGTCCACTTTAATTAAATTAAGGAAGCAAATGATTTTCCACTGTAAATAA
- a CDS encoding thermonuclease family protein, translating into MNKNSFLHSYLYVFFLTAICLISLSGCQAASDNLINGSKQDDSLVNEDIQSKTDSSKEEKGKTFTAKIVRVVDGDTVKIKMTNGNEETVRLLLVDTPETVHPSKPVQPFGPEASKFTKDLMPAGSKVEVETGIGERDKYGRLLAYFYVDGKMVNKLLLEKGLARVAYVYAPNTKYLDEFEDIQKQAQKDEIGIWSIENYATSRGFDDSKSGDKSEEKTTVNSSCSNPKIKGNINSKGNKIYHIPSGQYYEITKPEEMFCTEHDAQDAGFRKSQR; encoded by the coding sequence ATGAACAAAAATTCCTTTTTACATTCTTATCTGTATGTTTTTTTCCTTACTGCCATTTGCCTGATCTCTTTGTCTGGCTGCCAGGCCGCATCAGATAACCTGATTAATGGATCCAAACAGGATGATTCGTTGGTAAATGAAGACATCCAATCCAAAACGGATTCTTCCAAAGAAGAAAAAGGCAAGACATTCACAGCCAAGATCGTCAGGGTTGTTGACGGAGATACAGTAAAAATCAAAATGACTAACGGAAATGAAGAAACGGTCAGGCTTCTTTTGGTAGATACCCCGGAAACCGTGCACCCTTCCAAGCCCGTTCAGCCTTTTGGACCTGAAGCAAGCAAGTTCACCAAGGATTTAATGCCTGCTGGTTCTAAAGTGGAAGTAGAAACTGGCATTGGTGAAAGAGATAAATACGGCCGGCTGCTTGCCTATTTTTATGTTGATGGAAAAATGGTGAATAAGCTCCTGCTTGAAAAAGGACTGGCCAGGGTAGCCTATGTTTATGCACCGAACACTAAATATCTTGATGAATTTGAAGATATTCAGAAACAAGCCCAAAAAGACGAAATCGGTATATGGTCGATTGAAAACTATGCAACTTCAAGAGGGTTTGATGATTCGAAGTCCGGGGATAAATCAGAGGAAAAAACCACTGTGAACTCATCTTGCAGTAACCCAAAAATTAAAGGCAATATAAATTCTAAAGGCAATAAAATATATCACATTCCTTCGGGCCAATATTACGAAATAACTAAACCAGAAGAAATGTTTTGTACCGAACATGACGCACAGGATGCTGGATTCCGAAAATCGCAGAGGTAA
- a CDS encoding ABC transporter ATP-binding protein, with translation MMFRLENIRYKGILHIDELKISACVVTCLTGESGAGKTSLLRLLNRMDDPDSGSIYYQDQLLDKFNPIELRRKVTMLSQTSFTLPGTIEENLQLGLELTERKKKDKSELVKALETVELQKSLNEGTENLSGGEKQRLALARLLLLKPEVYLLDEPTAALDEETELRIMSRFLEEVKREKGTVIMITHSKQLADICAEKMIVLKKVKGSDY, from the coding sequence ATGATGTTTAGGCTTGAAAATATTAGGTATAAAGGGATTCTGCATATTGATGAGTTGAAAATATCCGCTTGTGTGGTTACTTGTTTGACTGGGGAAAGCGGAGCAGGAAAAACCTCATTGCTCCGATTATTGAACAGGATGGATGACCCGGATAGCGGTTCGATCTATTATCAAGATCAGTTGCTGGATAAATTCAACCCGATAGAGCTCCGGCGTAAAGTCACAATGCTGTCTCAGACATCGTTCACTTTACCCGGAACGATTGAAGAAAATCTCCAGCTGGGCCTGGAATTGACAGAACGGAAAAAAAAGGATAAATCCGAATTGGTGAAGGCGCTTGAAACCGTCGAGTTACAGAAATCATTAAACGAGGGAACGGAGAATCTTTCTGGCGGGGAGAAACAGAGGCTCGCACTGGCGAGGTTACTTTTATTGAAGCCCGAAGTGTATTTACTGGATGAGCCGACAGCAGCTCTTGATGAGGAAACCGAACTGAGGATCATGAGCCGATTTTTAGAAGAAGTAAAACGGGAAAAAGGAACGGTCATCATGATAACGCATTCAAAACAACTTGCGGACATCTGTGCTGAAAAGATGATCGTTCTGAAAAAGGTGAAGGGGAGTGACTATTAA
- a CDS encoding ABC transporter permease: protein MEGNGIIDIEFWRLCAAYFFVVVLLIIVKWRGISREKQIILATIRMTVQLILAGYVLTYIFENPHPLLSIGFLCAMALFSIHNIFKQVPYTLNEKIKRTVILSMLTGPMAALFYFNLVVIHFTPWYEPRYFIPIAGMIVGNAMTGVTLALKNLHDGISSNREKVEAMLMLGATPARAVKKYVDAAFDSAVLPTLNNMLGMGIIFLPGMMTGQILSGISPLIAIEYQIAILIGILGSVSLTVVLFIMLSFRAFFTKNAQLSI from the coding sequence ATGGAGGGGAATGGGATAATAGATATTGAGTTCTGGCGTCTTTGTGCGGCCTACTTCTTTGTTGTAGTTCTGCTCATTATCGTGAAATGGCGAGGGATTTCAAGGGAAAAGCAAATCATTCTAGCCACGATACGGATGACGGTCCAACTCATTCTTGCCGGTTACGTTTTGACATATATCTTTGAAAATCCCCACCCTTTACTTTCTATAGGGTTTCTATGTGCAATGGCTCTGTTCTCCATCCATAATATTTTTAAGCAAGTGCCCTATACGCTTAATGAGAAAATCAAAAGGACGGTTATCCTAAGTATGTTGACAGGTCCCATGGCCGCCCTGTTTTATTTTAATCTGGTCGTGATCCATTTCACGCCTTGGTATGAGCCAAGGTATTTCATTCCAATAGCAGGGATGATCGTGGGGAATGCGATGACTGGAGTGACATTAGCGCTTAAAAACCTCCATGATGGGATTAGCAGTAATCGCGAAAAGGTAGAAGCGATGTTAATGCTTGGAGCGACACCAGCGAGGGCCGTGAAGAAATATGTGGATGCTGCATTCGATTCGGCAGTACTCCCAACTTTGAACAATATGCTCGGAATGGGGATTATTTTCCTTCCCGGAATGATGACAGGGCAAATCCTGTCGGGGATAAGCCCGCTCATCGCAATTGAATACCAGATTGCCATACTTATTGGGATTCTCGGGAGTGTTTCATTAACAGTTGTCCTTTTCATTATGCTGAGTTTCAGAGCTTTTTTCACCAAAAATGCACAGCTGTCCATTTAA
- a CDS encoding phosphocarrier protein HPr, translating into MVEKTFTVTAETGIHARPATLLVQAAGKFDSEINLSYKEKKVNLKSIMGVMSLGIGKGAEITISAEGSDENDALNTLAETLNREGLAE; encoded by the coding sequence ATGGTAGAAAAAACATTTACAGTAACTGCAGAAACAGGAATTCATGCTCGTCCGGCTACATTGCTTGTACAAGCTGCAGGAAAATTCGATTCAGAAATAAACCTTTCTTATAAAGAGAAAAAAGTGAACCTTAAGTCCATTATGGGTGTAATGTCACTAGGAATTGGCAAAGGGGCAGAGATTACGATTTCTGCTGAAGGAAGCGATGAAAATGATGCACTGAACACACTTGCTGAAACATTGAACAGAGAAGGATTAGCAGAATAA
- the ptsP gene encoding phosphoenolpyruvate--protein phosphotransferase, producing the protein MSTLISGIAASNGIAIAKAYRLTEPDLSIEKRSIEDVGAEISRFKDAIQKSTVELEIIRDKAEKDLGADKAAIFDAHLLVLADPELITPIQDKIQSENVNAEFSLNETASMFITMFEQMDNEYMKERAADIRDVTKRVLSHLLGVHIPNPSMIAEEVIIIAEDLTPSDTAQLNPAYVKGFTTDIGGRTSHSAIMARSLEIPAVVGTKSVTSSIENGDLVIIDGLKGEVHINPTPELVKRYEEDQEAYALQKAEWAKLVHEQTVTKDGHHVELAANIGTPKDLEGVHQNGGEGIGLYRTEFLYMGRNDFPSEEEQFEAYKAVLEGMSGKSVVVRTLDIGGDKELPYLELPKEMNPFLGYRAIRLCLNEQEIFRTQLRALLRASIYGNLKIMFPMIATLGEFREAKAVLAEVRQGLLDNGVQVAEKIEVGIMVEIPSTAVMADIFAKEVDFFSIGTNDLIQYTMAADRMNERVSYLYQPYNPAILRLVKMVIDAAHKEGKWAGMCGEMAGDEVAIPILIGMGLDEFSMSATSILKARSLISQLSLEEMKKLSQEVLVLDTNDKVKEAVINALKQ; encoded by the coding sequence ATGTCCACTTTGATTAGTGGAATAGCAGCTTCAAACGGAATAGCCATCGCTAAAGCCTACCGGCTGACTGAGCCAGATCTATCGATTGAAAAAAGAAGCATAGAAGATGTCGGGGCCGAAATATCCCGTTTTAAGGATGCTATTCAAAAGTCAACAGTTGAATTGGAGATAATCAGGGATAAAGCCGAAAAGGACTTAGGGGCCGATAAGGCCGCTATTTTTGACGCGCACCTGCTTGTTTTGGCTGATCCGGAACTTATAACTCCAATTCAGGATAAAATACAATCAGAAAACGTTAACGCTGAGTTCTCCTTAAATGAAACCGCAAGCATGTTCATTACGATGTTTGAACAAATGGATAATGAATACATGAAGGAACGTGCAGCAGATATCCGAGACGTCACCAAACGGGTATTGTCACATCTTTTAGGTGTTCATATTCCAAATCCAAGCATGATTGCTGAAGAAGTGATCATCATTGCGGAGGATTTGACTCCATCAGATACAGCACAGTTGAATCCGGCTTACGTCAAAGGTTTTACGACCGATATCGGTGGACGTACATCCCATTCAGCCATAATGGCGCGTTCATTGGAAATTCCAGCAGTCGTTGGGACAAAGTCAGTAACCTCGTCCATCGAAAATGGTGACTTGGTCATTATTGACGGGTTAAAAGGTGAAGTGCACATCAACCCTACTCCTGAACTCGTAAAACGCTACGAAGAGGACCAGGAAGCCTATGCTTTGCAAAAGGCTGAGTGGGCGAAACTGGTCCATGAACAAACGGTTACAAAAGATGGACATCATGTGGAATTGGCTGCAAATATTGGTACGCCGAAAGATCTAGAAGGCGTTCATCAAAATGGCGGTGAAGGCATCGGGTTATACCGTACGGAATTTCTTTATATGGGCAGAAATGACTTTCCAAGTGAAGAAGAACAGTTCGAGGCATACAAAGCGGTGCTGGAAGGAATGTCAGGAAAGTCTGTAGTCGTCAGAACGCTTGACATAGGCGGAGACAAGGAGTTGCCGTATTTAGAGCTTCCTAAGGAAATGAATCCTTTCCTTGGATACCGAGCGATTCGCCTCTGCTTAAATGAGCAGGAGATTTTCCGGACACAGCTTCGTGCCCTGCTTCGTGCAAGCATCTACGGAAATTTGAAAATCATGTTCCCAATGATTGCGACACTAGGCGAATTCCGCGAAGCAAAAGCCGTCTTGGCTGAAGTCAGACAGGGATTGCTTGATAATGGTGTTCAAGTTGCTGAAAAAATTGAAGTCGGAATTATGGTTGAAATCCCTTCAACTGCAGTAATGGCTGATATATTTGCTAAGGAAGTCGATTTCTTCAGCATAGGCACCAATGACTTGATTCAGTATACGATGGCCGCTGACCGAATGAATGAGAGAGTATCTTATTTATACCAACCATATAATCCAGCGATTTTACGCCTGGTTAAAATGGTTATAGATGCAGCTCATAAAGAAGGGAAATGGGCCGGAATGTGCGGTGAGATGGCTGGAGATGAAGTGGCCATCCCGATCTTGATCGGAATGGGCCTTGATGAATTCTCAATGAGTGCCACTTCTATTTTAAAAGCACGTTCATTAATCAGCCAACTTTCACTTGAAGAGATGAAAAAACTATCTCAAGAAGTTTTAGTGCTGGATACGAATGATAAAGTGAAAGAAGCGGTAATTAACGCTTTGAAGCAATAA
- a CDS encoding SDR family oxidoreductase: MELHLKKKNALILASSQGLGKAMAAELVKEGANVMIASRDGEKLAAVQRELSQLGAGKVAYMATDITKAEDIKSLVERTAEEFGGIDILINNAGGPPGGSFSDFNDEEWQQSFELNLLSFIRTIRESLPHLKKQGGKIVNIASSSIKEPIPGLILSNTFRTAIVGLSKTLASELAPDGILINTVGPGRIATDRIQHLDKMNAEKQGVTPEKITEQSINKIPLARYGEPEEFAKFVTFLVSGANTYLTGQSYLVDGGMIKSI, encoded by the coding sequence ATGGAACTACATTTGAAAAAGAAAAATGCTTTGATTTTAGCTTCAAGCCAAGGTTTGGGGAAGGCGATGGCAGCTGAACTGGTTAAAGAAGGAGCAAATGTCATGATAGCCAGCCGTGATGGAGAAAAGCTTGCCGCCGTCCAAAGGGAATTATCACAGCTTGGGGCGGGTAAAGTGGCTTATATGGCAACGGATATAACAAAAGCTGAAGATATTAAAAGCCTTGTTGAGCGAACAGCTGAGGAGTTCGGCGGTATCGACATTCTTATTAATAACGCCGGAGGTCCTCCCGGTGGTTCATTTTCAGATTTCAATGATGAAGAATGGCAACAATCTTTTGAACTTAATTTATTAAGCTTCATCAGGACGATCCGTGAGAGCTTGCCGCATCTAAAAAAACAGGGCGGAAAAATTGTTAATATTGCATCTTCATCCATTAAGGAGCCTATTCCAGGATTGATATTATCGAATACATTCCGCACCGCAATCGTGGGATTGTCAAAGACGCTTGCTTCCGAGTTAGCTCCAGACGGGATTTTGATCAATACAGTTGGTCCTGGAAGAATTGCAACAGACCGCATTCAGCACCTTGATAAAATGAATGCAGAGAAACAAGGCGTCACTCCCGAGAAAATAACTGAACAATCCATAAATAAAATCCCTCTTGCCCGTTACGGGGAACCCGAGGAATTTGCTAAGTTCGTTACTTTCCTTGTTTCAGGTGCGAATACATATTTAACCGGCCAGTCCTATTTGGTTGACGGGGGAATGATAAAGTCCATTTAA
- a CDS encoding NAD(P)-dependent oxidoreductase — protein MKQNDWEEFAVTKSNEVIGFIGLGVMGKSMAVNLLKAGFEVFVYTRTKEKASELLSQGAKWASSPKEIAQLANVIISMVGYPSDVEEIYFGENGLIENGKKGTHLIDMTTSTPSLAMRISEEAKKRGMQSLDAPVSGGDIGARDAKLTIMVGGDSEAFDAVRPIFDIIGSNVVHQGPAGSGQHTKMCNQIAIASNMIGVTEAISYAKKAGLDPDRVLRSISSGSAGSWSLSNLVPRMVKGDFEPGFYIKHFIKDMKIALDEAERMGMEAPGLSLSKSLYEGLAEAGEENSGTQALYKHYN, from the coding sequence TTGAAACAAAATGATTGGGAGGAATTTGCAGTGACGAAATCAAACGAAGTTATCGGATTCATAGGTTTAGGAGTTATGGGAAAAAGCATGGCCGTAAATCTACTAAAGGCAGGGTTTGAGGTATTTGTTTATACCAGGACGAAAGAGAAGGCAAGTGAATTGCTTTCACAGGGCGCGAAGTGGGCATCTTCACCTAAGGAAATAGCACAGTTAGCTAATGTGATCATTTCCATGGTAGGATACCCTAGCGATGTGGAAGAAATTTATTTTGGAGAAAATGGGCTTATCGAGAATGGGAAAAAAGGAACCCATTTAATCGATATGACGACCTCCACTCCATCCTTGGCCATGAGAATATCAGAGGAAGCCAAGAAAAGAGGAATGCAATCATTGGATGCACCGGTTTCCGGAGGAGACATCGGTGCTCGTGATGCGAAGCTTACGATAATGGTGGGCGGGGATAGTGAGGCATTTGACGCGGTTCGGCCCATTTTTGATATTATTGGCAGCAATGTTGTACATCAAGGCCCAGCTGGGTCAGGACAGCATACGAAAATGTGCAATCAAATCGCCATTGCATCTAATATGATCGGAGTAACTGAAGCGATTTCTTATGCCAAAAAGGCGGGATTGGATCCAGACCGGGTTCTAAGAAGCATATCATCGGGTTCTGCCGGTAGCTGGTCACTGTCCAACCTTGTGCCGCGAATGGTCAAAGGGGATTTTGAACCAGGTTTTTATATCAAGCATTTTATTAAGGATATGAAGATTGCACTTGACGAAGCGGAAAGAATGGGAATGGAGGCTCCTGGATTAAGCCTGAGCAAATCCCTATATGAGGGGCTGGCAGAAGCTGGCGAGGAAAATAGCGGTACCCAGGCATTATATAAACACTATAATTAA
- a CDS encoding aminotransferase A: MEHLINPLVKDVQISGIRKFYNMVADIEGTISLTIGQPDFPTPMHIKEAAKKAVDNDYTVYTHNAGYLELREAASEYIKDKYKLGYDPANEVIVTSGASEGIDITFRTILIPGNEVILPGPVYPGYEPIIKMCGATPIYADTTKNGFRLTADIIEKYITDQTRCIVLPYPSNPTGVTLSAEELLDIAELVKGKDIFILADEIYSELVFDQEHVSIATFLKEQTIVLNGLSKSHSMTGWRIGLLFAPVAISQHILKVHQYNVTCASSISQRAALAALTAGKDDAIPMKTEYARRRDYVYSRLEAMKLEIVKPNGAFYFFIKLPEGYTSSIDFCLDLVKQERVAVVPGDAFSPLGEGYFRISYAYSMETLEKALDRIEAFLS; encoded by the coding sequence ATGGAACATTTAATAAACCCTTTAGTAAAAGACGTTCAAATATCAGGGATCCGTAAATTCTACAATATGGTCGCTGATATCGAAGGCACCATTTCCTTAACGATAGGACAGCCTGACTTTCCCACTCCAATGCATATAAAAGAAGCGGCAAAAAAAGCCGTCGATAATGATTATACTGTATATACTCACAATGCCGGTTATTTGGAATTAAGGGAAGCTGCCTCTGAATATATAAAGGATAAATACAAGCTTGGTTATGATCCAGCGAATGAAGTCATCGTGACCTCAGGTGCCAGCGAGGGCATTGACATTACCTTTCGAACGATTCTCATTCCAGGGAACGAAGTCATATTACCAGGGCCGGTATATCCAGGATACGAACCTATCATCAAAATGTGCGGTGCAACACCCATTTACGCCGATACAACAAAAAATGGATTTCGTTTGACTGCAGATATAATTGAAAAGTACATAACTGATCAAACTCGTTGCATCGTTCTTCCATATCCATCGAATCCGACTGGTGTAACATTGTCTGCCGAAGAATTATTGGACATTGCCGAACTTGTAAAGGGCAAGGACATCTTCATATTGGCTGATGAGATATACAGTGAACTTGTATTTGATCAGGAACATGTATCGATTGCCACTTTCTTAAAAGAACAAACCATCGTCCTGAACGGTTTATCCAAGTCCCATTCCATGACCGGGTGGAGAATAGGCCTTCTATTTGCGCCGGTAGCCATCTCTCAGCATATTCTGAAGGTCCATCAATACAATGTGACTTGTGCCTCCTCCATATCGCAGAGAGCTGCCTTGGCTGCATTGACGGCAGGTAAGGATGATGCCATTCCCATGAAGACCGAGTATGCACGGAGACGGGATTACGTATACAGTAGATTAGAAGCGATGAAACTGGAAATAGTCAAACCAAATGGTGCCTTTTACTTCTTTATAAAGCTACCTGAGGGCTATACCTCTTCCATTGACTTTTGCCTCGATCTTGTCAAACAGGAAAGAGTGGCGGTAGTCCCTGGTGACGCTTTCTCTCCACTTGGGGAAGGGTACTTTAGGATTTCCTATGCCTATTCCATGGAAACATTGGAAAAGGCTTTGGACCGTATAGAAGCATTTTTATCTTGA
- the corA gene encoding magnesium/cobalt transporter CorA — MIRTCAITNNQEISFGLPLSEMNNPDIEWYWVDFSNPTNNEIKLLSSHFHFHPLAIEDCLDDFNQRPKMDFYEDYQFLVIHALRQKIFRAVELDMFVGEKWIVTFHKEEMLELEKVWEEISDNKMLKHGPFFLMHRIIDRIVDEFFPPVYKIEGELGSIEDNTENETINDLMDQLFDLRTDMSRLRRTILPMRDLLYRMISSERLNYLKDQHLYFNDVYDHLLKLTEMLESYRDFSSDIRDSYLSVNSNNMNSTMMTLTVITTIFMPLTFIVGVYGMNFKYMPELNWHYGYFIILGMMGGIALMMFLYFVKKGWLNPRKRS, encoded by the coding sequence ATGATAAGGACTTGTGCAATTACTAATAACCAAGAAATCAGTTTCGGTTTACCTCTATCAGAAATGAATAATCCGGATATCGAGTGGTATTGGGTGGATTTTTCCAATCCCACAAACAATGAAATCAAACTTTTATCCAGTCATTTTCACTTTCATCCGCTGGCAATTGAAGACTGCCTGGATGATTTTAACCAACGTCCCAAAATGGATTTTTATGAGGACTACCAATTTCTTGTAATACATGCTCTCAGGCAAAAGATCTTTAGGGCGGTTGAATTGGATATGTTCGTTGGAGAAAAATGGATAGTCACTTTTCATAAGGAAGAAATGCTTGAACTTGAAAAGGTCTGGGAAGAGATTTCTGACAATAAAATGTTGAAGCATGGTCCCTTTTTCTTGATGCACAGGATAATTGACAGGATTGTTGATGAATTTTTCCCTCCCGTCTATAAAATAGAAGGCGAGTTGGGTAGCATTGAGGACAATACTGAAAATGAAACGATAAACGATTTGATGGATCAGCTATTCGATTTACGTACGGATATGTCCAGGCTCCGTCGTACCATATTACCGATGCGTGATTTATTGTACAGGATGATTTCATCAGAGCGGCTGAATTACTTAAAAGACCAGCACCTATATTTTAATGATGTGTATGATCATCTTCTTAAATTAACTGAAATGCTGGAATCTTATCGGGATTTCTCCTCCGATATCCGGGATAGTTATTTGTCGGTGAACTCTAATAATATGAATTCAACGATGATGACATTGACTGTAATCACTACCATTTTCATGCCGCTGACCTTCATAGTAGGCGTATATGGGATGAATTTTAAGTATATGCCGGAATTGAATTGGCACTATGGCTATTTCATCATCCTTGGAATGATGGGCGGAATTGCCTTGATGATGTTTTTATACTTTGTTAAAAAAGGTTGGCTCAATCCAAGGAAAAGGTCATGA
- a CDS encoding RDD family protein, translating into MTDLYGERIGFGRAAGRYFATILSGMIIYIGYIMAAFTSKKQALHDMIAEW; encoded by the coding sequence GTGACGGATTTATATGGAGAACGAATCGGGTTTGGAAGGGCTGCAGGGCGTTATTTTGCAACGATCCTATCAGGTATGATCATTTATATTGGTTATATCATGGCAGCGTTTACGTCGAAGAAACAGGCACTTCACGATATGATTGCGGAATGGTAA